A portion of the Mesobacillus sp. AQ2 genome contains these proteins:
- a CDS encoding fumarate hydratase, with the protein MNIEKFQESMYQLVVETSTNLPKDVRRAIKAAAERENAGTRSAMSLDTITNNIKMADDNVSPICQDTGLPTFKIKTPVGANQLEMKKAIYNAIALATKDGKLRPNSVDSLTGENSGDNLGGGTPVIKFEQWEKDYIDARLILKGGGCENKNIQYSLPAELEGLGRAGRDLDGIRKCIMHSVYQAQGQGCSAGFIGVGIGGDRSSGYDLAKEQLFRTVDDVNPNPELHDLEEYVMENANKLGIGTMGFGGETTLLGCKIGVMNRIPASFYVSVAYNCWAYRRLGVAVNPETGEIQEWMYQEGEKIDFAQPAAQEIAAAVEAPAEQNVVTLTAPITEEQIRELKVGDVVQINGMMYTGRDAIHKYLSDHDSPVDLNGQVIYHCGPVMLKDEEGNWHVKAAGPTTSIREEPYQGDIMKKFGIRAVIGKGGMGKKTLASLQEHGGVYLNAIGGAAQYYADCIKSVEGVDLMNFGIPEAMWHLNVEGFTAVVTMDSHGNSLHEDVEKSSLEKLAQFADRVYK; encoded by the coding sequence ATGAATATCGAAAAGTTCCAGGAAAGCATGTACCAGTTAGTTGTTGAAACATCCACGAACCTTCCTAAGGATGTCCGCCGGGCCATCAAAGCGGCGGCAGAGCGTGAAAACGCGGGGACGCGCTCGGCGATGAGCCTGGATACGATCACCAACAACATCAAAATGGCGGATGATAATGTTTCGCCGATTTGCCAGGATACTGGTCTTCCAACCTTTAAAATCAAGACTCCTGTAGGTGCAAACCAGCTTGAGATGAAAAAGGCGATTTACAATGCGATTGCCCTGGCTACCAAGGATGGCAAGCTGCGCCCGAACTCTGTTGATTCATTGACAGGTGAGAACAGCGGCGACAATCTTGGCGGCGGCACTCCTGTCATCAAGTTTGAGCAATGGGAAAAAGACTATATTGACGCACGTCTGATTTTAAAGGGCGGCGGCTGTGAAAATAAAAATATCCAATACAGCCTTCCTGCTGAATTGGAAGGACTCGGCCGCGCTGGACGCGACCTTGACGGAATACGCAAATGTATCATGCATTCGGTTTATCAGGCCCAGGGACAAGGCTGCAGCGCAGGCTTCATTGGGGTCGGCATTGGCGGTGACCGTTCTTCTGGATATGACCTTGCGAAGGAGCAATTATTCCGTACTGTAGATGATGTCAATCCAAATCCAGAACTACATGACCTTGAAGAGTATGTCATGGAAAATGCCAACAAGCTTGGAATCGGGACGATGGGCTTTGGCGGTGAAACGACGCTTCTTGGCTGCAAAATCGGCGTCATGAACCGCATTCCGGCAAGCTTTTACGTATCTGTTGCGTATAACTGCTGGGCATATCGCCGCCTTGGTGTAGCCGTAAACCCTGAAACTGGTGAAATTCAGGAATGGATGTACCAGGAAGGAGAGAAGATTGATTTCGCCCAGCCTGCTGCACAGGAAATCGCAGCAGCAGTCGAAGCACCGGCAGAACAGAATGTCGTCACATTAACTGCTCCTATTACAGAAGAGCAAATCCGTGAACTCAAGGTCGGAGATGTCGTCCAGATCAATGGCATGATGTATACAGGCCGTGACGCGATCCATAAGTACCTGTCAGACCACGATTCACCTGTCGACTTGAATGGGCAGGTCATTTACCATTGCGGACCGGTCATGCTGAAGGATGAAGAAGGAAACTGGCATGTGAAGGCTGCAGGCCCGACAACAAGTATTCGTGAGGAGCCCTATCAGGGTGATATCATGAAGAAGTTCGGCATCCGTGCAGTCATCGGAAAAGGCGGAATGGGTAAGAAGACGCTTGCTTCTTTGCAAGAGCATGGCGGAGTTTACCTGAATGCCATCGGCGGCGCAGCACAGTATTATGCGGACTGCATCAAGTCTGTCGAAGGCGTTGACCTGATGAACTTCGGTATTCCTGAAGCAATGTGGCACCTCAATGTCGAAGGCTTTACCGCAGTCGTAACCATGGATTCGCACGGAAACAGCCTGCACGAAGATGTTGAAAAATCATCACTCGAAAAATTGGCGCAATTCGCCGATCGAGTTTATAAGTAA
- a CDS encoding SE1561 family protein, whose amino-acid sequence MGSQINDKNTQVVFLKQRLDMFAELLEAIDPEETDLEDIDRMIQIVEEMDAKCREFKNRDL is encoded by the coding sequence GTGGGAAGCCAGATAAATGATAAAAATACTCAGGTTGTATTCCTTAAGCAGCGTTTGGATATGTTCGCTGAATTGCTTGAAGCGATTGATCCGGAAGAAACGGACCTCGAGGATATCGACCGCATGATCCAAATCGTCGAAGAAATGGATGCCAAATGCCGCGAATTCAAAAACCGCGATTTGTAA
- a CDS encoding MMPL family transporter, translating to MNSIAEKIIKHKKAVVIAFALFALLSTVAQFFVSVNYNMVDYLPEDAQSTKAMEIMEQEFTADVPDTRVMIKDITLQEAIAYKEKMSAIDGVGEVIWLDDVVDLKTPIEMADEETVENYYKDGNALFSISVRSGDEVRITDEIYELIGEKGAIAGEAINTASSQKMAGKESMYAGMLLVPIIIFILVISTNSWIEPLFFLTAIGVSVLINLGTNIFIGEVSFVTQSVAPILQLAVSLDYAVFLLHSFSDYRKTTSNPEEAMQLAMKKSFPAITASAATTFFGFIALTFMKFEIGSDLGINLVKGIILSFISVMLFLPALTLLFYKWMDKTEHRSFVPSFTGIGKFVMKLKIPSLLLVLAIIVPSFLAQSKTAFTYGLGVQPETTRAGSDFTEIKEAFGETTPIVLLVPKGDRAKESELVKELENLDYVTSVIAYVNMVGSVIPPEYLDESITREFYSKNYSRMIINTNQGTEGDVPFSIVQKVEKAAEKYYGDKALSLGESVTLYDIKNVVNKDNFVVNVLTVVTIAIVLLATFKSISIPLVLLITIQSSVWINLSIPYFTSSSLVFVGYLIISTVQLAATVDYAILLTEAYQHNRRDMSARKAIIKTLDEKTFSISISAAILSSVGFILWMTSSNPIVGSIGLLLGRGALLAFVMVLFLLPAMLLVFDRFIKKTTYKANFYEEK from the coding sequence ATGAACAGCATTGCAGAAAAAATCATTAAGCATAAAAAAGCTGTTGTTATCGCATTTGCTTTATTTGCGCTGTTATCAACAGTGGCGCAATTTTTTGTGTCGGTCAATTATAATATGGTAGATTATCTGCCTGAAGATGCCCAGTCAACAAAGGCGATGGAGATCATGGAGCAGGAATTTACCGCCGATGTCCCTGATACAAGGGTCATGATCAAGGATATAACCTTGCAGGAGGCCATAGCCTACAAGGAAAAAATGTCTGCCATCGATGGTGTGGGGGAAGTGATTTGGCTCGATGATGTGGTCGATTTGAAAACCCCAATTGAAATGGCAGATGAAGAAACGGTAGAGAATTATTATAAAGATGGAAATGCGCTCTTCTCAATCAGTGTCCGTTCCGGTGATGAAGTCAGGATTACTGATGAAATTTATGAGTTGATCGGTGAAAAAGGTGCAATTGCCGGCGAGGCTATCAATACGGCTTCATCCCAAAAAATGGCCGGGAAGGAATCGATGTATGCAGGGATGCTGCTTGTCCCGATCATTATCTTCATTCTCGTTATTTCGACGAACTCATGGATTGAGCCGTTATTTTTCCTGACAGCCATCGGGGTATCGGTGCTGATCAACCTGGGAACGAACATCTTTATCGGAGAGGTTTCCTTCGTCACCCAGTCGGTCGCACCAATCCTGCAGCTGGCAGTTTCTCTCGATTATGCTGTCTTTTTGCTTCACAGCTTCTCTGATTACCGGAAGACAACGAGTAATCCGGAGGAAGCAATGCAGCTGGCGATGAAAAAGTCATTCCCGGCAATTACTGCCAGTGCAGCGACAACCTTTTTTGGATTCATTGCCCTGACTTTCATGAAGTTCGAAATCGGCTCGGATCTTGGGATCAATCTAGTAAAAGGAATCATCCTGAGCTTCATCAGTGTCATGTTGTTTTTGCCAGCGCTTACCCTGCTGTTTTATAAATGGATGGATAAAACAGAGCATAGAAGCTTTGTCCCGAGCTTTACCGGTATTGGGAAGTTTGTCATGAAATTGAAAATCCCAAGCTTGCTGCTGGTGTTGGCGATCATTGTTCCAAGCTTCCTGGCCCAGAGCAAAACGGCCTTCACCTACGGGCTTGGCGTGCAGCCGGAAACGACACGAGCGGGCAGTGATTTTACCGAGATTAAGGAAGCCTTTGGCGAAACCACGCCGATTGTCCTTCTGGTTCCAAAAGGGGATCGCGCGAAGGAATCGGAACTGGTCAAGGAACTGGAGAACCTTGATTATGTCACAAGTGTGATTGCCTATGTCAATATGGTAGGTTCGGTCATCCCTCCTGAATATTTGGATGAATCGATCACCAGGGAGTTTTACTCGAAAAATTACAGCCGGATGATCATCAATACAAATCAGGGAACAGAAGGAGATGTCCCTTTTTCAATCGTCCAGAAGGTGGAAAAGGCCGCTGAAAAGTATTATGGTGACAAAGCCCTGAGTTTGGGGGAAAGCGTGACATTGTATGATATCAAGAATGTTGTCAACAAGGATAATTTCGTCGTGAATGTGTTGACGGTCGTAACGATTGCGATTGTTCTGCTGGCGACCTTTAAGTCTATTTCGATACCACTCGTGCTGTTGATCACGATCCAGTCCTCGGTCTGGATTAATCTGTCGATTCCGTATTTCACCAGCTCTTCGCTGGTTTTTGTCGGATATCTGATCATCAGTACAGTCCAGCTGGCGGCAACCGTGGACTATGCGATCCTTTTGACGGAAGCTTACCAGCATAACCGCCGGGATATGTCGGCCAGGAAGGCAATCATAAAAACCCTAGATGAAAAGACATTTTCGATTTCGATTTCTGCGGCGATTTTATCGAGCGTCGGTTTCATTCTATGGATGACATCTTCAAACCCAATTGTCGGCTCCATCGGCTTGCTGTTGGGCAGGGGGGCATTGCTGGCATTCGTGATGGTCTTGTTCCTCCTTCCAGCGATGCTGCTGGTATTCGATAGATTCATTAAAAAGACGACCTACAAAGCAAATTTTTATGAGGAGAAATGA
- a CDS encoding DNA-3-methyladenine glycosylase: MWEEKLAITGPYNFDLALSRLALDPLNAVDIEQRLVRVPLAFDDKKIIADVIATGTLEKPEFIVRASDEKEKTLNRLTEIFQWDVELLRVHEHFQTTELKDLFNDHFGTPLVLEFDPFSSLIKSIIHQQVNLKFAFTLTERFVKAFGEEVDGVWFYPSPDKVARLRVEQLREFQFSGRKAEYVIGIGELTASGQLDFEKMKSMPDAEVSKELIKIRGVGPWTVENFLMFALGRPNLFPMGDIGIQNALKKYFELDDKPDLAQMEKYKEPWNPYLSYASLYLWRSIE; encoded by the coding sequence ATGTGGGAAGAAAAGCTGGCCATTACCGGGCCTTATAATTTTGACCTGGCCTTAAGCAGGCTTGCACTTGATCCATTGAACGCCGTTGATATCGAGCAGCGGCTCGTCAGGGTGCCGCTTGCTTTTGATGATAAAAAAATCATTGCGGATGTCATTGCGACGGGCACGCTGGAAAAGCCTGAATTCATTGTCCGCGCCAGTGATGAAAAAGAAAAAACGCTAAATCGTCTGACGGAAATTTTTCAGTGGGATGTGGAATTGCTTCGGGTCCATGAGCATTTTCAGACGACAGAGTTAAAAGATCTTTTCAATGATCATTTTGGAACCCCGCTTGTGCTGGAATTTGATCCGTTTTCCAGCTTGATCAAGAGCATTATCCACCAGCAGGTGAATCTGAAGTTTGCCTTTACTCTGACAGAACGGTTCGTGAAAGCTTTCGGTGAAGAGGTCGATGGAGTCTGGTTCTATCCCTCTCCTGACAAAGTCGCCCGGCTGAGGGTTGAACAGCTTCGTGAGTTTCAATTCAGCGGACGCAAGGCGGAGTATGTGATCGGAATCGGTGAGTTGACAGCTTCTGGCCAGCTTGATTTTGAAAAAATGAAAAGCATGCCTGATGCCGAAGTGTCTAAGGAGTTAATCAAGATTCGCGGTGTCGGTCCTTGGACGGTGGAAAACTTCCTGATGTTCGCGCTTGGCAGGCCGAATTTATTCCCGATGGGGGACATCGGCATCCAGAATGCTTTGAAGAAATACTTCGAGCTGGATGACAAGCCAGACCTTGCCCAGATGGAAAAATACAAGGAGCCGTGGAATCCTTATTTAAGCTATGCTTCGCTCTATTTATGGAGAAGCATTGAATAA
- a CDS encoding YhgE/Pip domain-containing protein, with protein sequence MRTKKLLPAALALMLILPSFLDPAAAAEAEGKITSKDEVVYATLTANGKLDDIYVVNTLDVAEAGKIVDYGEYSSVKNLTNLSKLDRDGQAVQFDAPEGKFYYQGNMADNTELPWSIDVSYLLDGRKIDPSELAGKNGQLEIRIHTSANEKANSLYFENYLLQISLQLSNSYQNLEANGGMVANAGKNKQITFTVMPGQEENLSLKAEVDDFEFTGISIAAVPSTLPIDTSEMENMTEDMSTLSDAISELNQGVAELNQGVSELNDGAASLRDGSAKYKNGISELNSSSSQIVGASNSIGDALKKISTSLSGDSAQMDMRSLSELPAGLTKLADGMNQAADGLTVLRENYAAAYGALDGAIKGIPAQQVSEEEIAALYSSGADANVVKKLVESYAAAQRVKGTYSQVQKAFAAVDPTLKQVSGSVSEMSAALNGIAGELSASLKDTDMSGLEQLQKGLNELSAKYGQFHSGLVGYTGGLSKLATSYKELHSGIEGLAAGTGELNNGVGELHDGTSKLNEETKNLPEQMQQKIKEMIKEYDKSDFEPVSFVSAKNEKVASVQFVIKTNAIEKEEQAEKKAKPEKKKGFWELLMELF encoded by the coding sequence ATGAGGACAAAAAAGTTACTACCTGCTGCTCTCGCACTGATGCTGATCTTGCCTTCATTTCTTGATCCTGCAGCTGCGGCAGAAGCGGAAGGTAAAATTACCTCGAAGGATGAGGTAGTTTATGCCACGTTAACAGCTAATGGAAAACTTGATGATATTTATGTCGTCAATACGCTGGATGTTGCGGAAGCCGGCAAGATTGTCGATTATGGTGAATATAGCAGCGTCAAGAACCTGACCAATCTATCTAAACTGGATCGGGATGGGCAGGCCGTCCAATTCGATGCTCCCGAAGGAAAGTTTTATTATCAGGGAAACATGGCTGATAATACGGAATTGCCCTGGTCAATAGATGTTTCTTATTTACTTGATGGTCGTAAGATTGACCCATCTGAGCTGGCCGGTAAAAACGGACAGCTGGAAATCAGGATCCATACTTCAGCCAATGAAAAAGCAAATTCTCTCTACTTTGAGAATTACTTATTGCAAATTTCCCTGCAGCTTTCAAATAGTTATCAAAATTTGGAAGCAAATGGCGGGATGGTTGCAAACGCTGGGAAAAACAAGCAAATCACTTTTACGGTAATGCCCGGCCAGGAGGAAAATCTCAGCCTCAAGGCAGAAGTCGATGATTTTGAATTCACCGGCATCAGTATCGCCGCAGTTCCATCAACCTTGCCGATTGATACTTCCGAGATGGAGAACATGACTGAAGACATGTCCACATTGTCCGATGCAATCAGCGAATTGAACCAAGGCGTTGCCGAATTGAACCAAGGTGTTTCGGAATTGAATGACGGAGCAGCGAGTCTCCGTGATGGTTCGGCAAAATATAAAAATGGCATCAGCGAGTTGAACAGCTCATCCTCACAAATAGTAGGTGCATCGAATTCGATTGGCGATGCTCTGAAAAAAATCAGTACATCCCTATCAGGAGATTCTGCTCAAATGGACATGAGGAGCCTGAGCGAATTGCCAGCAGGACTGACTAAATTGGCAGATGGGATGAACCAGGCAGCCGATGGTTTGACAGTTTTGCGGGAAAATTACGCAGCAGCTTATGGTGCCCTGGATGGAGCGATTAAGGGAATTCCGGCACAACAGGTTTCTGAGGAAGAAATAGCTGCATTATACAGCAGTGGCGCGGACGCCAATGTCGTCAAGAAATTGGTTGAATCCTATGCAGCTGCCCAGAGAGTCAAAGGAACGTATTCACAGGTGCAGAAAGCTTTTGCAGCCGTGGACCCAACATTGAAGCAGGTCAGCGGATCGGTGTCAGAAATGAGCGCGGCTCTCAATGGGATAGCTGGAGAACTTTCTGCCTCCTTAAAGGACACGGATATGAGCGGCCTGGAACAGCTGCAAAAAGGGCTCAACGAATTGTCCGCGAAATACGGTCAGTTCCATTCAGGATTAGTGGGCTATACTGGGGGATTAAGCAAGCTTGCCACCTCCTATAAAGAACTGCATTCAGGAATTGAAGGTCTGGCTGCCGGCACAGGTGAACTGAATAATGGAGTCGGCGAACTGCATGATGGAACAAGCAAGTTGAATGAGGAAACGAAGAACCTGCCCGAGCAAATGCAGCAGAAAATCAAAGAGATGATCAAGGAATACGACAAATCCGATTTTGAACCAGTTTCCTTTGTTTCTGCTAAAAATGAAAAAGTGGCCTCCGTTCAATTCGTCATCAAAACAAATGCAATCGAAAAAGAAGAGCAAGCAGAGAAAAAAGCAAAGCCTGAGAAAAAGAAAGGCTTCTGGGAGCTTTTGATGGAATTGTTTTAA
- a CDS encoding YetF domain-containing protein encodes MIFNSWDAVWRTLVVGVLAYGALVLLLRVSGKRTLSKMNAFDLIVTVALGSTLATILLNKKVALIEGVSAFFILIGLQYVVAWLSIRSDGFKKLIKSDPQLLFYRGNYLKEKIIKERVLDVEILQAARSSGINSMDQVEAVVLETDGSISVIKKSDSETDTLSSVDK; translated from the coding sequence ATGATATTTAATTCTTGGGATGCCGTCTGGCGTACCCTTGTTGTCGGTGTCCTTGCTTACGGGGCCCTTGTTTTATTGTTGCGTGTTTCTGGTAAACGTACGCTGTCCAAGATGAATGCTTTCGATTTGATTGTCACGGTCGCACTGGGGTCTACCCTGGCGACAATCCTTTTGAATAAAAAAGTGGCCCTTATTGAGGGAGTTTCAGCATTCTTTATTTTAATTGGTCTGCAATATGTTGTGGCATGGCTGTCGATACGTTCAGACGGTTTCAAAAAGCTGATTAAATCGGATCCCCAATTGTTATTTTACCGCGGGAATTACTTAAAGGAAAAAATCATCAAAGAACGTGTTTTGGATGTGGAAATCCTTCAGGCAGCACGTTCCAGCGGCATCAATTCAATGGACCAGGTGGAAGCTGTCGTCCTTGAAACAGACGGCAGCATTTCTGTAATCAAAAAATCGGATTCAGAAACGGACACGCTTTCCAGTGTGGATAAATAA
- the pdaA gene encoding delta-lactam-biosynthetic de-N-acetylase has translation MKTFVKILLASAMLLLIALPAVTGAEENSNSPLHWGFKKGRNGRQADAGRMFEVILEDHGAVYKGDKNSKDLYLTFDNGYENGYTAKILDVLKEEQVPAAFFITGHYLESAPELVARMANEGHIIGNHSWHHPDMTQISDEKIKKELEMVRAETERITGRKHMNYLRPPRGIFSERTMAVAKEAGYTHVFWSLAFVDWNTDQQKGAQYAYDKIMTQVHPGAVLLLHTVSKDNADALGKVIRDLKEQGYHFKNLDELMLRKGGMKDPMLY, from the coding sequence ATGAAAACGTTTGTTAAGATACTGCTTGCTTCCGCGATGCTGCTGTTGATTGCTTTGCCGGCTGTTACAGGCGCGGAAGAAAATTCGAACTCACCACTGCACTGGGGATTCAAAAAAGGCCGGAATGGGAGGCAGGCTGATGCCGGCAGGATGTTCGAGGTCATTCTTGAAGACCATGGAGCTGTTTATAAAGGGGACAAAAACAGCAAGGATTTGTACCTGACCTTTGATAATGGATATGAAAATGGTTATACTGCAAAAATTCTTGATGTATTAAAAGAGGAACAGGTCCCTGCAGCTTTTTTCATTACGGGCCATTATCTTGAAAGTGCTCCCGAGCTTGTTGCCCGGATGGCAAATGAAGGCCATATTATCGGCAATCACTCCTGGCATCATCCTGACATGACTCAAATCAGCGATGAAAAAATCAAGAAGGAACTTGAGATGGTCCGTGCTGAAACCGAAAGGATCACAGGCAGGAAGCATATGAACTACCTGCGTCCTCCAAGGGGGATTTTCAGCGAAAGGACAATGGCGGTCGCGAAAGAAGCCGGCTATACTCATGTGTTCTGGTCGCTCGCTTTTGTTGACTGGAATACCGACCAGCAAAAAGGCGCGCAATATGCCTATGATAAAATCATGACCCAGGTCCACCCAGGTGCCGTCCTGCTTCTGCACACAGTTTCGAAAGACAATGCGGATGCACTTGGGAAGGTAATCAGGGATTTGAAAGAACAGGGTTATCACTTTAAAAATCTTGATGAGCTGATGCTCAGAAAAGGCGGCATGAAGGATCCGATGCTGTACTGA
- the rlmD gene encoding 23S rRNA (uracil(1939)-C(5))-methyltransferase RlmD: MKKEQQGNQFKKSSPKNNGQHVRKFSKGQSNNDQQSPKLQLKQTFPLTIKRLGINGEGVGYFKRQVVFVPGALPGEEIVAEATKVHPKFAEAKIKKIRKHSEHRIKPLCPVYEQCGGCQLQHLRYDQQLNEKRDIVIQALERHTKLKIEHLDIRQTIGMENPWGYRNKSQFQVGEKDGRVLAGLYGLNSHNLINIEQCAVQHPATTKATEIVKGILQDLKIPIYNEKKHKGLVRTIVARTGVQTGELQIVLITAKKELPKKDLIITEIKKRLPEVNSIVQNINGEKTSVIFGDETATLEGKDFIQETLGDLQFELSARTFFQLNPEQTVKLYNEAKAAAMLTGKEKLVDAYCGVGTIGLWMANQAGEVRGMDVIPESIEDARKNALKHDVSHAKFYVGKAEELLPKWLEEDWRPDVIAVDPPRTGCDEEFLKTVLKIKPKTFVYVSCNPSTLAKDIQTLGDKYRVEYIQPVDMFPHTSQIESVTRLVLK, encoded by the coding sequence ATGAAAAAAGAGCAGCAAGGGAATCAATTTAAGAAATCATCACCAAAGAATAATGGTCAACATGTCAGGAAATTTTCAAAAGGGCAATCGAACAATGACCAGCAATCACCAAAGCTGCAGCTGAAGCAGACCTTCCCGCTGACCATCAAGCGTCTGGGAATCAATGGCGAGGGTGTCGGTTATTTTAAGCGCCAGGTCGTGTTCGTGCCCGGTGCGCTCCCAGGTGAGGAAATCGTCGCAGAAGCCACAAAGGTCCACCCAAAGTTTGCTGAGGCTAAAATAAAGAAGATCCGTAAACACTCCGAGCATCGGATCAAACCGCTCTGTCCGGTATACGAGCAGTGCGGCGGCTGCCAGCTGCAGCATTTGCGCTATGATCAGCAGCTGAATGAAAAACGTGATATTGTCATCCAGGCTTTGGAGCGCCATACAAAGCTGAAAATCGAACACCTTGATATTCGTCAAACAATCGGCATGGAAAATCCGTGGGGTTACCGGAACAAGAGCCAGTTCCAGGTTGGCGAAAAGGATGGAAGGGTGCTTGCCGGCCTGTACGGTCTCAACTCTCATAATTTGATCAATATCGAGCAGTGTGCGGTCCAGCATCCCGCTACGACAAAGGCTACCGAGATTGTAAAAGGCATTCTTCAGGATCTGAAAATACCAATCTATAATGAGAAAAAACATAAAGGTCTCGTAAGGACAATCGTTGCCAGGACAGGCGTCCAGACTGGCGAACTGCAAATTGTCCTGATCACGGCAAAAAAAGAACTTCCGAAAAAAGACTTGATCATCACAGAAATCAAGAAGCGTCTTCCAGAGGTAAACTCGATTGTCCAGAACATCAATGGCGAAAAGACTTCTGTCATATTCGGCGATGAAACCGCCACTTTGGAAGGGAAAGATTTTATCCAGGAAACACTTGGTGACCTGCAATTCGAACTTTCAGCAAGGACCTTCTTCCAGTTGAATCCTGAGCAGACGGTAAAGCTTTACAATGAAGCCAAAGCTGCTGCCATGTTAACAGGGAAGGAAAAACTCGTCGATGCGTATTGCGGTGTCGGCACAATCGGATTATGGATGGCAAATCAGGCAGGCGAGGTTCGCGGGATGGATGTCATTCCGGAATCGATTGAAGATGCCAGGAAAAATGCGCTGAAGCACGATGTCAGCCATGCCAAATTCTATGTTGGAAAAGCAGAAGAACTGCTTCCAAAATGGCTGGAGGAAGACTGGCGCCCGGATGTGATTGCCGTCGATCCGCCGCGCACAGGCTGTGACGAGGAATTCCTGAAAACCGTCCTGAAAATCAAGCCGAAAACCTTTGTTTACGTTTCCTGCAATCCTTCTACGCTCGCAAAGGATATCCAGACACTAGGAGACAAGTACAGAGTAGAATATATCCAGCCAGTGGACATGTTCCCGCACACCTCACAGATTGAGAGTGTCACGAGACTGGTTTTAAAATGA
- a CDS encoding ferritin — protein MISDKLVNGLVEQMNYEFYSAHAYMAMAAYCSAENLDGFANFFMVQAEEERFHAMKFYNFINDMGERVTFDGFNAPSNDFESVLDVFEKGLAHEKEVTRRIYNLADIALDEREHATMTFLKWFIEEQVEEEALFDSLIQKLRRIDQDSNAFFMLENELAQRSFTAPESK, from the coding sequence ATGATCAGTGACAAGCTAGTAAATGGATTGGTTGAACAAATGAATTATGAATTTTATTCTGCGCATGCATACATGGCAATGGCAGCATATTGCTCAGCGGAGAATTTGGATGGTTTTGCGAACTTCTTTATGGTACAAGCAGAGGAAGAACGCTTCCATGCAATGAAGTTTTACAATTTCATCAATGATATGGGTGAACGTGTGACATTCGATGGTTTTAATGCTCCATCGAACGATTTCGAATCTGTCCTTGATGTGTTCGAAAAAGGACTTGCACATGAGAAGGAAGTAACCCGCCGCATCTATAATCTGGCAGATATCGCCCTCGACGAACGTGAGCACGCAACGATGACATTCCTGAAATGGTTCATCGAGGAACAAGTCGAAGAAGAGGCACTCTTCGACAGCCTCATCCAGAAGCTGCGCCGGATTGACCAGGACAGCAACGCCTTCTTCATGCTTGAAAATGAACTCGCACAGCGTTCATTCACAGCACCAGAGTCAAAATAA